The DNA window GAGTCAACATATCTGCAAAGAATAAAGGCAGgcttagagagagaaaatgtcaaaaattaaacaGCCACTTGTCTTGacagcattaaaaataatctgtCACCTGCTCCTAACTTTGTTCTTGGTTACAAAGGCCATTGTTTGAGTGAACAAAGAGGgttaaggaatttggaagaaCTATTTACCCAGAGAAACTGAGAAGAGCTCAGGCTGGAGGAGATTTGCATGTGAAtgaggaagggggtgggcagCTACAAACACAAACATTCTGTGCATAGCAAATAACACAACAGCTCAAAATCTCATTCACTGGAGAGAACATGGTTTTCAGCAACTGCTGTGGTAGTTTCGGATCTGAAAATGACCTGGCCTTTTAGTAAGAGCCATTTCCCATCTGATGAATCAAAAATTCAATCCAAGGACAATAAACTGGTTAGTGAGGACTTAGGGTCTCCACCTTCCTCCATCAGAACCTTGCCCCAGCATGCCCTCCTCTCAGCCACTCCCCATgctgcccaaagtcacactggACTCTGTCAAGCATTCACCACGTGCAGACTGAGGTCACTCCATATTATGAAAAGTCCTTAGAAAAAGGGAGAGTTCAAGAATAGAATCTGAGTATACAAAAGCAAGAAGATTTTCTTCAGAGTTGTTTTGATTCTGGTTCCTCTCATTGGCATACTCTGCTACACTCAGAATGCCTGTTCTTACATAGGTGATTTTCCTACTGGAATTCCTTCCCTAAACTAATTCTGGGGAACTTTAGTTCCCATTAACTAGCTAGTTGTTTTAGGTTGTGAATATTCTTCTCTATTTGACCTGACCCTTAACTCATGGGCCCTACACAGGCCTACGGATAGGACTCAGCCAATTCAGTAGGAAGATTCAGTTGACCCCAGCAACCAAGAGTGCCAGTTAGCCATGCCAAGAGCCAAATGGGAGAGGGATAATGCTTAGCTCTCTAAAGCCAAACCCTAGAGGCTCAAGCCAAAATCATCcctacaaagagaaaacagactcaGCCATTAGTGACGGACCCAAGGAGGCAGAGTGGAAAAAGGAGCGGAGATGTTTAAAGGAAGTGCTCCCTGAAGAACGAAATTCACTGTGTTCCTCAAGAAGTTAGCTCCCACCAAATGTTAGCTAATCTGTGACAGATTGCACCATACAATGAAACATTGTTTTGAAGTAAATCTTCCCCACtccataaaaatgacattttatggCTTTTCTTGCTAATTTTTCACCCATTTAGATTCTGCTTGACAGAGAAAGTTGACATAGTTAAGTAGTATTAAGTCCTCTGAGCTCCCTCAGCTGGCAAAAAGCCCCCACCTGCTGTTATGTAGATTAATCCAAGTTAAATATTTGTCACACACACATAGGGAGAGTCTGCCTTTTGTCTTCCAGTTGTCTGGAGTCACAGAAATCAATTTgatttcatccaaaaaaaaagaagaaaaagaaaaaaatcctacacCCTGGGGTTATCATATTTACTTAAACATATGGCATATCATGATGCCCTGCATGATGCATTTaccaaatggaggaaaaaaacaactcCCAAGGGCCAGAGGCCCATTAGCAACAACTTCCTATTTATCAAATTTGGGTGGCAACAAGGGGATGAATTACTGAGCTTCTATGTGCACATCAGTCCCCTCTCCTCCTGTGTATAGAATAGATGTGTAGTCACTAATTGGTAAGAGAAAATACTAtccttgttttccttcatttggAATCTCTGACACTATTTTGGGTAAGACTCAacaacttcccaaatctggaaaATAGgcacaaaaaacatttttaaacttaattttcagAGGCCAGGCTTACTTGGCAACATGATCTACTAGGAGTTTGAGATCTGCAGCCATGAGGTCTGTGTTGAAGTCCCTGCTTGGCTCTTATTAGCAGGCTAACCTCTACTAAATCCCTGGCATTCCAGTCCCTAAAGCTGCAGAAGAAATGGTAATGTCTGCCACACATGTACCGAGGATCATGGGGGTCACACCAAGTGCAAAGTGCTGGGCAACTGCCTTTCACTCACCTTCTGGAGGTTACCCAAGGCTCAGAAATCTAGCCAGCATGAGCAATGGGTTAGGAGTGAGGATATTCCAGTCTCTCACTCACATCGGTCACAACAGTTTCCCATCAACAAAGTGGATAAAACTCCTCCTTTCCCTCACATGTCTCCTCCTGGAGACCCATTGCTAGTGAGTGGAATAGGATACTGAGAATCCGTTTAGCTCAAGGACCACTAACCTAATCCCTCAATTTTGTAGCAGAGTGGAACACCTGGGGaacttttaaacataaaaagtaaGGAATTTGGAAAGAATTATCTACCCAGAGAAACTGAGGAGACCTCAGGTTGGAGAAGATTTGCATATGAATGAGGAAGGGGATGGGCTGCTCCAAATACCAACATTCTTGAAGTGCTGCAAACAACTCAGAGGCTCAAAATCCCATTTGCTGAAAGGAACACAGTTTTTAGCTGCAGCAGTTTTTTTCAAAGCCCTTGAGGTGGCTCCACTATATAGTAAAATTTGGGAACCTCAACCTAACTCCCTCTAGAGTCACCCAAGTGTTCCTTTCAACCTCTTGGTTCTATACTCTGTCCTAGAATCAAAGCCCAGGACACTAAATTTTGAGCCTCTGTGCCTCCCTCCAGTAAGCCTGGGAGCCATTTACCCCATCACTTACCTCCAGCTGGGTAATGTGAACCATGAGTAAGTAGAGGGCACCCAGGGAATAAGGTGGTGAGCCTCAAGTTGGGGAGAGCACAGGCACTCCTTTCCACATTGGGTGAACAGCAGGGTCACATAAAAAGAGATTTTGAGGTCAAATAAAATTGGGCTATTCTCAGCTTACCAAAGTTAAGCAGATTTCTTCATTGCAGGACTTCTCAGATTCTTTAAGTTTGATTATAAGTCTGTGAGAGAGGATTGTGACAGCATTTCTCCCCATGGAGCATGTCAAGGACTAGTGTTTCAAAGAATATACTCTGAGAAACTTAGAGCAATGTTGGGGGTAGGGAAATTTGGCAGTATCTGGAGACACCCTTGGTTGTTACAGTTGGGAGTTGTTTACTGGCATCCAGTGGACAAAGGCCAGGGATGCTGATCAACATCCaacatggagggatccctgggtggcgcagcggtttggcgcctgcctttggcccagggcgcgatcctggagacccgggatcgaatcccacatcaggctcccggtgcatggagcctgcttctccctctgcctatgtctctgcctctctctctctctctctctctctctctctgtgactatcataaataaataaaaattaaaaaaaaaaaaacaaaaaaaaacatccaaCATGGAGAACCCCCCATGACAAAGATTTACCCGTCCCAGATGTCAATAGCATTGCAACTGAAAAGCCCTGGCCCAGAGTGACCTCTTCTCCTACAGGCCATCCTTCATGCCATAGCTTCAGAAATGGAAGAcgatgaaagaaaaagacaggagaGAGCAGACAGGAGTaggggggaaaaggaggaaaataatgaaatgaaagaggaaaaacagacaaTAATGAAGGAAGAGGCTAGGGGGTGGGGGACAAAAGAAGACAGATTCATAAGTGCCTAAACTCAGAAGTGACCAAGATGTCCTCCCGCaggttgaatggataaacagtgGTACAGCCACACGGTGGAATCttactcagcactaaaaagaaatgaactatcaagccatgaaaagacatggaggaaacttataCACATACAGCTAAGTGAAAGAACCAACCTGAAAGGCTCCATACTATGTTTTCAGTATACAAcatctggaaaaagcaaaacagtgGACACAGTAAAAAgctcagtggttgccagggggttAGAAGGGCAGGGTGAAAACAcagagcacaaaggatttttagggaAGTGTGAATACTCTCATACTATTAACAGTGGATATGTGTCATTATCCGTTTGTCCAAACCCGTTGAATGTACGATACTGAGAGTGAACTACAATTGAAACCACAAACTCTGGGTGATCATGGGGTGCCACTGTAGGTTCGTCAGTCTTGACACTGCCCCACCCTGTTGGGGATGTGGACAACCCGGAGGCCAAGCATGCCTGAGGGTGGGGATCTATGGGAACTCTCTGCACTATCTGTtccattttgctgtgaacccaAAAACtaccagaaggaaaaagaagccaGAGCAGCACACTGATGTTAACTGGCCCTAGCCTTTTCATGCCTTTATTACTTCCCCGCGTTTAGGAAGGTGGTAATTCTGCTCCTCAGCAGGCACACACTGGTGGCTGAAGACCAGGAGACAAGTGGAAGGCAGGAAGTTTTCTTTGGCCGAGTTTCCGTGACCAGTGCTCCTTGGAGGCCTCAGACTCTGCTGGGCTTCTTGGGGTCCTTGTTCTTGGCAGGCATGAAGGCATAGAGCTCCTCAATGAGCATCTCCATTCGGGCAGTGACCTCAGTCACCGTGTCGATGACCAGCTTCTGCTGCAGCTTCAGCTTGTTGTTCTCCCACAGGGCCTTGTTCTCCTCCTGGAAGATTCTGTGCTTCTCGCGAAGCACGTGAAGGGCCCTGTTCTCCTCCTGCAGGAGGCGGTTCTCCTCCCGGAGGATCTGCAGGTTCTGGTTCTCCTCCCGCAGGGCCTGCAGCACCTGGTTCATCTCTCTCAGTAGCTCCAAGGACTGGCTTCCATCCAGCAGGCCTGAGCCGGCTTTCATCTCTTCATCCCCAGAAGACCCAGACAGGTTACCGACCATCTGGCGTAGGACCCGGAGTGTCTTGGAGTCCTCCTGGGGGGTCGACGGCCCCTTGGACTCCTCAAAAGGTGAGGAGAGGCCTGTGCTCTGGTCTGGCAGCAGCCCAGGCACATGGGCCTCCTCATGAGGCAAGGGGGCTGTCTTGTTTTCCTCCCCGGGGCCTATCTTCTCCTCTGTCTGCACCCAGTAGGCCTTCCTCTGCTCCAACAGCTGCTGCAGGGCCCTGTTCTCTTCCCTGAGGAGCTGAAGGGTGCTGTTCTCCTTGCTGCGGTGCATCTGCAAGGCTGTGTCCTTCTTCACCACCTCCAGGGCCACACTGTCCTTGTGCAGCAGTGGCGAGGATGCCCTGCTCTCATCATGGCCCAGTGTGGCCTTGTGCTCCTCCCAGAAGACCTGCAGGATCTTGTTCTCTTTCCGGAGGGTCCTGTTCTCCTCCCGCAGGGCCTTGTTCTCCTCCCGTAGGGCCTTGTTCTCCTCCTGCAGCAGGTACTCCTTGGCCAGCCTCTTGTGGTGCAGCTTATGGTGGAaagaggaggatggagagaagtACGGGGACTGGAGGCGGCAGTTTTCGTTCACCCACCGCCCATCCTGGAAGACAAACATTTCATCGCTGAGCTGTACCCGAGGAGGGTTGTAATCCAGCTCGAGGTCTGCCTGGGATGTGGGGCGCTCCATGGGGTCCAAGGGCACAGAGGAGAAGCGATTCAGCGGGTAGGAGTGCTGGCTGACCACTCTGCGGTTCAGCCTGGGCAGGGCAGCCTGCCTGGCACAGCGTGGGGTCGGGTACAAATTGTGGAGCCTCAGGAAAGGCTCGGCTGTGCCCCTCTGTGGGAGAGAACAGAGAAGCCCAGAGTTAGTCAAGGAGCTAACATACCCAAGCTTGCTGACCCGATAAGAGGCCAAGATAACCCACAATTAACTCAGTTTGATAGTCCAGTATGGCCACAGAGGACACTTTTGTTTGGTCTCTTGGGAGTCCTCATGAGAAAATACAATTGATCCTCATTCTTCACAGCAGCTCTGTTTTGTAAGATTAACTGCAAAGACTAAATCACAAATACCAAACCACTGCTCCTAGGAGAAATGTAGGGTTAGGTTCCTGACAGCCTTCAGCCACGGTTTTGTCAATCAATACATAACTTTGTATTTATATGTACTTCTGTTGAAAGACATCTTACTTAGTATGCATTATGAATTCATTCACATTGAACTTTCAGCCAATAGCACTGTCTCTCATGCCTGAACAAAGCTTATCTAACCCATGTTTTTTCTCTATAAGGCACATCACACCTTCTTCCATTTAGGAACACTGGACAGACCTTCAATATGCTTGGGGGCCATTTGAAACCATGAAATCACCCcaagaaaagcacaaataaacTGTACGAAGGACCCTATTCTACAGTATGAAAGCAGAAACAAGGCTTCTTAGCTAGAATGTGCACATCAGGTGACTTAAATTTCTCATCACTCTGTGCATGTCTGTAAATGACCACCAAAGTGCCACAGGTATTGACTGGGTGGTTACAGATTTCAGTGAGTGGGCAAATACACACATAGGGAATCCATGACTAATGGCAACTGCATATGTATTTTACAGGTTGAAAGCATTGATTTggagtcaacaaatattttgatttcGGGCCCCACTATTTTATCAGTTACAAGGATATGGCAAGTTATTTGAGTTTCTACATTTTCAACTTGGGATAGCTACATCAACTGCTTTGCCTTACAGAGatatttttaggattaaaaaagaTTATGTATGAAAGCATGAAACATGGGCTCTGGCACACTTCTGTCACCTTAGAGGAGGAATAAACACTCTTCTCAATCAACCCCAGCTGCAGATATGGACCCAtaacaggcacaggcagagaagcagcatGAATCTCCCCAAGAGACACCCAAATCACTGTGTCTGAAATGGTGGTGCTGTCCACTAGCAGAGCCTGCTCCCTTGTCCCATTCAGGCTTGTCCTTCACTCTTAGCAACCCTGAGGCCTGTCCTTCCAGCAGCCCCTTTCACATCCACCAACAGAGTGTTAGGCTCAAAGCAGAGTCCAGCTGGTAATTTTGGAAAAGGAGGGTACCATCACGGACATATCACTGAGCCATGAGGGTTCAACACAGTTGTTGATAATGAAGACAGCAAAGGATACCAAGGAATTCATAGAGAGGAATTCATGATGGTGGCCCATACATCTCAAGACCAAGGGGATCAGAGCCACAGAGCTTAAACCCAATAAGCTAGTAGCTCTTATACTTTCCATTTTAGAATAATCAGCTGAGTGTGTTTAAAAttcagacttatttttaaaatttatttatttagttttgagaGGGAAGGAGCAAGCATGAGTAGAGAGAGAAGGtcagaaggagggggaaaagcagactcccccctgagcagggagtcccatacGAGGCtagatcctggtactccaggatcatgacctggaccaaaggcagatgcttaaccaagtaagccacccaggcaccccttaaatgcAGATTTCTGAGTTCCCTACTTGTAAGACTGATTCACTTAGTATGGATTATgctccaggaatctgcatttccaaTCAGCTCCCTCAAGCAATTCTGGCTACAGGTGGTCAGGACAGTTCTGAGTCAGCTGGAATGTGCAGTTTGCCTAGTTGGAGGTTACAGCAGGGTTAAAGGCTGAGGTATCAAGACTGGAGGTCATAAGAATTCTCATCCTCATTCTGTTGCTGATGggcagtatgaaactagaaacttTTACCCTGAGACCCAAACATTTTActagtaaaaaagagaaagccagacTCCCTGATCTTAAAGGCACcttcaaggggtgcctggtggctgagttggttgagcatccagctcttggttttgactcaggtcatgatctcatgggtcgtgatctcaggtgttgtgggatcaagccccaccttaggctccatgctcagcagagagtctgcttgaagattctcttcccctgcccccactcgtACAACatgcactctctttttctctaaaataaataaatctttttttaaagacacctTCTAACATTTAATGTCAATGAAATatactgtaaaatggaaataaaaacacatgccCTGTTTGGTTCACCACACTGTTGTAAAGATTGAATGAGATAACGATTgcaaaagtgtttttaaaactgCCAGGTGCCATGGAAATGTAAGGTATTGTAATCAAGAAATGTATAATTTGCTAATGGAAGAATTCTGAGGTGTATTCAGAAGGTGGTGAACAGGTGGAATGTGTCCTGGAGAAGAGGCAACAATTGCAgcaatgaatttaaataaaaataagatcatgATAGCTATTTCTAAATACACACAAAAAGCATTTCATCTTAAGTATATTGCAATGTTCTCCAAATATCAATTCCTCATTTCTTAGTTATTTTCACAATTTTACAGATAGAGAAGATAGAAAACAAGTCACATTGTCTGCATTAGATATATGGGTATAGAGAGAAATATAATTTGCACGGTGTATCATGTTGGCTAGGATTCTTTAAGACCCAAAGAGCTAGATAAATAGAAGTCACAGTTCTATGCTATTAACTTTGCAATAAGCACATGTCATTAACTTTATAAGGATGTGTTTAATCTTCTAGATAGTGAGGGTAAAAGAACATTCTGCAATCAGAACGAACTTACTTTAAATAAATCCAGCCTCCATGGTTTTCATATTTCTCAATTAGGAAAGCACATTGGCTCTTGTGGCTGAACCTATGGCCAGACTGAACCTCACTGTGGGCAGCCCAGCCCATTTAAAGTCCCTGGGTCCCAGATTTCTGGGAAGATTAACCATAGTCACTAAGGAGTGGATCATGAGAGGACCTCTCCATCCaatgcggggcgggggggggggggggggggggggggcacagcaGGATCTCATTCTAGAAAACATTACCATGGAAATAATGGCTTTAGTCAACAGTGTGTATCCCAATcctgagaagaaaaaggaagagggaaacaaaTATTGAGCTCCAATTTCATGCCAGGCCTTAAGCTGAGCATTATGCCCACAGAATTAATTTAACCCTCGTCATACTGACTtaatgttgttattattattcccattttgcagatagagAAACAAACTCAGAATCTAAGTGAAATTATCAGTGTGAGTTCACCCACTAATGTCACAAACCCAGTCCTGGCTGCCTGAACTTACAATGTGTGAATCACGCACACAGGAAATCACCATGGATTTCTCAAAGGACTTGTAGTAGTTAGGGGGTAAAGATAGTTTTGTTAAGTTTGTACTATGGAAAActtcaaacaaacacaaaaagaaagagaagagtccATTAAACATCCATGTACCCCTCACCCAGCTTCTGCAGTTACCAAGTCCAGGCCACTCACATATTTCAACTGTACGTCCACTCAACTCCACCACCACTCCCCACCCAttgcattgttttaaaacaaagtgtATAGACATCGTGTTATTTTACccataaatacattaatatgtattcttttgaCAAATCGTCAATACCATTAACAATGATCACTTAATATGGGCAAATACTGAGTCAGTGTTCTAATTCCcccaattttcttatttctatttgataattataattatttcatttcaatgaGAGATGCACATACCTTGATCCAATTGAACATCCAAAGATAAATCACTAATGCTTTCTACTGTTTATTACTGCTCAGAGTATTCATGATGGTCTTTAACTCATCATATCCAGCTGCCTTTTTTCTGCTTTGGGTACCCGAGGAGTTTTCAACTGTCCTCTCAGCAGAAATGCACTAACTAAAACCTTACCATGTGGGTGACAGATCCCTCCCTAGCTACCAACAATCTGGATATTTGGACTCATATCCTTACACATGCCATCAGGTGACCTTGGTCACATCCTCTCACCCTCTGACCTTGGTTTCCACATCTGTATAACGAAGAGTCGGTGACATGATCTCTAAATGTCTTCTTGGTCTAACATTCTCTGGTCTAGTGGATCCATGTTTATAAATGGGCACCACTATGGCCTCAGCTACCCTCTTTACCATCCTTAACATCTTGCCCCCTTCCTTTAAATGGCCAATGCTTCCACACAGACTCTATGCCTTCTCTGTTACATGCCCACAACACCCGATCCAGAAAATGTTGACAGGCTAATAGGTCCCCTCTTTACTTCCTTCCCCAGAACCAAATTCCCCTTTCATGACTAGTCTTGTATCTTCCCTCCAATTCCCAGACAGGATCAAGGAGGTCAAGTCCAGCGTTGCCTCGTTAGCCTAGTGTCTTagaacaaaaaacatttaaaaattctttagcagtcatggatttattttcatgattattaGAAGAACATACCTGTTTTATCAAACCCAAAATCCTATGAGTAGTATCAAGATGAGGTTAAAGTAAATCAGTACCTTCTTCCGAAAGTGagatttataaggaaaaataccaaatatCCAGGCATTTCAGAGACTCCAGGAATCATgattaaagacaagaaaaaatgttaagactagataaattctttctttccccagttCCAGTCAGACCTAGCTGGACACAGTCCTTAAAGAAAGGCTCCTCCCACCCTAAATCTGTTTCTACTCTGAATATTCTTGCACCAATTCTTGCTCCACATTTGTGTTGATGAATCAACTAACATTAATTTGGCACCTGGTCTCAGACCCTGCCTTCAGTGAACTTCTGGTCAATTTGAAAATTCAGTGAGTAGCACCAATTACTGCTTGGTGCAAATGAGGGAAGTCAAAGAGCAGCAGGCAATAACGTAGGCTGTACAATATGGGGGTCAAGGGACCAGGCATCATAAAATCCAAAAAGAGTCCTAGCTTTACACTGTATGAGTGCGTGACCTTtacaaaatcatttcatttctgtgCCTACATTTCCATATCTAGAAAATGTAGAGGCTAACGTAATTCAGAGCCACCCTGTATGTTTGTACAAATAACcaactttaggggatccctgggtggctcagcggtttagctcctgccttcagcccaggacgtggtcctgaagtcccaggatcgagtcctgcatcaggctccctgcatggagcctgcttctccctctgcctgtgtctctgcctctttatctctctgtgtctctcatgaataaacagaatctttaaaaaaaaatcaaaacaaaataaccaactTTAGAGGGTGCCAGTCACAACTGCTGTTGCAGTGCACAACCTGTATAACCATCCACAAACAACCTTACTAACATCTGCCCTATTTCTTTTAGGGAGTTTGTTTCACAGTCCAAAAGTGAAAGGAGAATATGTCACCATTGGTCATGGGTTCATTATACCTTTCCATCACCTTGTTAGGAGGACAACCGAGAGACTCTTCCTCAGGAGTGCCGTGGTTAGGTTACTGTTGTAACCTAAGATGCATTAGTGCCAGGGATCCCGAAAGGGGCTTGGGCACAGACATTTCCCTCCCAGAGCCCGAATCCCACCTGTGGATGGGAATCCCCCCCTTAGCATAAGGCCTGGCCCTCTCCCTGGTATCTCCTTTTTAAGTACAAGTGGTCCTGCAAGGGAATTGCTTGAAACCACCAACTACCAAGTGTCTTTGTCTATTGGCCTTGTGGCAAATGGAGAGCATGGGGGGAAGAATGGCCAATGGGAAGGGGGTGGGCGAGAACAAAGGGGAGGTAATAAGATCAAGGTCTCTTACTGATACTGTGGAGTTTCTAAGGAACAGGACTGTCTGAATGGGACCTTCCAGGATGGAATAGGCAGGCTTAGCTGACATGCTCTACAGTTCTCTCCACTCCTGGAAAACTATGGCTACCACAGACTAGAAGAGATGTCCAAATGCCCCAGTAGACTCCAAACCTGCTGACCAAGTTTTCAGTAAACACCTACTCTCCCAACATTCCTGAGGGTTACAATCAGAGAACATTAGCCATGTGAGGTACTATTCAGACATGTGGAGCTGAGGCCCCAGGATGCTGAGAGGAAGAGCCCGGTATGCTACTAATTTTCAGATGGAGGGACAAGGCTGAGTCTCATTTTCCTAATGTTAAATTAACTCAGCTGCCTAGCACCATGATACAGCCAACGTTGGTTTTAATAAATGCTAACAGGTAAGAGGGTCATTCACAGGTCAATGTGAATGAttttgaaagaattataaaattaacaGCAATAAGGATAAAAATGTCACCATATGTGATAGTTTCAGGTAATTGTTTAACACAGAATCTCCTGGAATCTTTCTCCCAAattgggagagagatggggattGTCAGCAGATTCCATAGCTTCTTATTCTTGAAGAAGCCCAAACAAAGGAGAGTGAGAACAAGAGTCCTTCATGGAGCACTGGAAGGTGCTGTTGGAGCTCATTCTGATCTGGTATAGACCCTTGCTAATGATCTAGCCATAAACAATCCCTTCATGAGAAGTCACCCAGagcactcatcagggaaataaggAAGCCTGTGAGAATGGGATGGTCATGCGCAGAAGGAACCAGGTCGGCTAGCTTGGGCAAGAAATAACAGTGATGGCTGGCAAGTTAATGCACTGTTGGGAAATAGATCCAAAACCACAAATATTTAATGTgagaagaaaaactggaaagcGATTAAGACCTGAAAAGACCTAAGGGTGATAACAAATAGTGAACCACAGGCATTTGCAGTGTAACTGAAAAGCCCAAATGCCCAGCATAACTGGGAGCTGGGAAGCCAGAGGCACTTTCTGGAGACACAAAAACGGATGGGCTGCATCCCAGAATAAAGCAGCATGTGACAAATCCACACAAGGAACTTAGAGGCAGGCAGTTAAGGTGCCCACAGAGGAGGCGCTATTTCCTAAAggcaagagaacagagagagctAAGATGTGACCTGGCCCCACCAGGTGGCATAGGCCTAGCTTGTGGTGTAGCGGAGAGAGTGGACACTGGCCTGCTTTCAACCCCCTATCTAGCTCTGCCATTACTGGAGAGGCTGCTGGGGCTCAAGTTTCCCATGCCTATACAATCCCTACCTCACACTAGCATTGCCCAGTGCCTGCCACATGACCAAACCAGTGCTCAGTCACTATTTTTCCTCCCCTTGTTAACCAGGTCAATTTCCCCTGAGTCATGCACAATTTCATTTGGGGAGGTCTAACGAGTACACTGGTCCCTTCACAGTCCTGGTGGTGGCACAGTCCAGATAATCTAAATTTATAGACACCCACACCCCTCCCTCACAGTTTCAGCCTAGAGCATCCTGGCAGGTGTCTGAAACTTGGTGTATGACTTGGGTCTCCCTGGCAGGTGTACCCATGAGGGGTATACATTCCGTGCCCTCCGTGCCCTCCAAAACCACAACAGCAGCACCAAGTCCTGCAGTGCAGGAAGTGAATGGCCCCAGAACAAGCTTGAGCCTTCTTAAACCACCCCCCAGGTTCTGTTcaccttctctcctccttcaggCTGGCCTATCTCTGGGACCTACGCGGGGAGAGTTGTACTAGGTATAGACAGAAGACTTTTTCCAATCTCTTTATCACATGACCACTATTTCAAATCctattcctggggcacctggatggttcagtggttgagaatctgcctttggctcaggtcatgatcccggggggcccctgagtcccacccacatcaggctccttgtggggagcctgcttctcccattgtctgtatctctgcctctctctctcacgaataaataaaatcttaaaaaaaaaatcctattcctGCCCCTATCCCCAACCTCACCCTCAGGTTGGCACCCTCTTCCTGTCCCTTAGTGAG is part of the Canis lupus dingo isolate Sandy chromosome 22, ASM325472v2, whole genome shotgun sequence genome and encodes:
- the CBY2 gene encoding protein chibby homolog 2 isoform X3, producing the protein MCFLRYHQIQVGRKVERQQEQRGTAEPFLRLHNLYPTPRCARQAALPRLNRRVVSQHSYPLNRFSSVPLDPMERPTSQADLELDYNPPRVQLSDEMFVFQDGRWVNENCRLQSPYFSPSSSFHHKLHHKRLAKEYLLQEENKALREENKALREENRTLRKENKILQVFWEEHKATLGHDESRASSPLLHKDSVALEVVKKDTALQMHRSKENSTLQLLREENRALQQLLEQRKAYWVQTEEKIGPGEENKTAPLPHEEAHVPGLLPDQSTGLSSPFEESKGPSTPQEDSKTLRVLRQMVGNLSGSSGDEEMKAGSGLLDGSQSLELLREMNQVLQALREENQNLQILREENRLLQEENRALHVLREKHRIFQEENKALWENNKLKLQQKLVIDTVTEVTARMEMLIEELYAFMPAKNKDPKKPSRV
- the CBY2 gene encoding protein chibby homolog 2 isoform X2, with the protein product MSPLECSECFGDQLLHRTYTWHLTLRGTAEPFLRLHNLYPTPRCARQAALPRLNRRVVSQHSYPLNRFSSVPLDPMERPTSQADLELDYNPPRVQLSDEMFVFQDGRWVNENCRLQSPYFSPSSSFHHKLHHKRLAKEYLLQEENKALREENKALREENRTLRKENKILQVFWEEHKATLGHDESRASSPLLHKDSVALEVVKKDTALQMHRSKENSTLQLLREENRALQQLLEQRKAYWVQTEEKIGPGEENKTAPLPHEEAHVPGLLPDQSTGLSSPFEESKGPSTPQEDSKTLRVLRQMVGNLSGSSGDEEMKAGSGLLDGSQSLELLREMNQVLQALREENQNLQILREENRLLQEENRALHVLREKHRIFQEENKALWENNKLKLQQKLVIDTVTEVTARMEMLIEELYAFMPAKNKDPKKPSRV
- the CBY2 gene encoding protein chibby homolog 2 isoform X4; translated protein: MAVQPEGLKCRLEESNAERGTAEPFLRLHNLYPTPRCARQAALPRLNRRVVSQHSYPLNRFSSVPLDPMERPTSQADLELDYNPPRVQLSDEMFVFQDGRWVNENCRLQSPYFSPSSSFHHKLHHKRLAKEYLLQEENKALREENKALREENRTLRKENKILQVFWEEHKATLGHDESRASSPLLHKDSVALEVVKKDTALQMHRSKENSTLQLLREENRALQQLLEQRKAYWVQTEEKIGPGEENKTAPLPHEEAHVPGLLPDQSTGLSSPFEESKGPSTPQEDSKTLRVLRQMVGNLSGSSGDEEMKAGSGLLDGSQSLELLREMNQVLQALREENQNLQILREENRLLQEENRALHVLREKHRIFQEENKALWENNKLKLQQKLVIDTVTEVTARMEMLIEELYAFMPAKNKDPKKPSRV
- the CBY2 gene encoding protein chibby homolog 2 isoform X1, with the translated sequence MSPLECSECFGDQLLHRTYTWHLTLHSRPSIARKRDTRSESLEIPINVVLPQRGTAEPFLRLHNLYPTPRCARQAALPRLNRRVVSQHSYPLNRFSSVPLDPMERPTSQADLELDYNPPRVQLSDEMFVFQDGRWVNENCRLQSPYFSPSSSFHHKLHHKRLAKEYLLQEENKALREENKALREENRTLRKENKILQVFWEEHKATLGHDESRASSPLLHKDSVALEVVKKDTALQMHRSKENSTLQLLREENRALQQLLEQRKAYWVQTEEKIGPGEENKTAPLPHEEAHVPGLLPDQSTGLSSPFEESKGPSTPQEDSKTLRVLRQMVGNLSGSSGDEEMKAGSGLLDGSQSLELLREMNQVLQALREENQNLQILREENRLLQEENRALHVLREKHRIFQEENKALWENNKLKLQQKLVIDTVTEVTARMEMLIEELYAFMPAKNKDPKKPSRV